In Quercus robur chromosome 10, dhQueRobu3.1, whole genome shotgun sequence, a genomic segment contains:
- the LOC126701660 gene encoding alpha-mannosidase I MNS5, whose translation MLPREFIVAWMLVFLVIFPNIFNPCTCQLEPRWAAKKRHVMREKVRKMFYHAYDNYMTHAFPHDELKPLTKSFTDSLSELGNLRLEHLPQDYNGSALTLIESLSSLLIMGNSTEFERAVLWLSQNITFNVDARVNLFECNIRVLGGLVSAHILATDSTNRLVHGAYKNQLLILAEDLGKRFLPAFNTPTGLPYAWINLKYGVMVDETTETSTSGCGSLILEMGALSQLTGDPTYEYVAIRALRKLWGMRSSLNLLGTTLDVVTGDWIEYSAGIGAGVDSFYEYLFKAHILFGKEEFWRMFHSAYLAVQKYFRHGPWYHEADMRTGKATYWQLTSLQAFWPGLQVLVGDIAAANSSHREFFHVWEKYGVLPERYLLDHQMLHPTEKYYPLRPELAESTFYLYQATKDSWYLKVGESIVNSLNLYTKVEGGFASVRDVTTMQLEDHQHSFFLAETCKYLYLLFDDSFLVDRNYIFTTEGHPLPVLRDWHDRLPESYISTNWSFAQSEKQGRRTSAMSLQVCPANDNQQVESACHITDARADHRCFTDEECGVDSTTCRRRSCSMAGYCGLWLLV comes from the exons ATGTTGCCTCGAGAGTTTATTGTGGCATGGATGCTTGTGTTCCTTGTGATCTTTCCCAACATCTTCAACCCTTGCACGTGCCAACTCGAACCTCGTTGGGCAGCTAAGAAGAGACACGTTATGAGAGAGAAGGTTCGGAAGAT GTTTTACCATGCATATGACAACTACATGACCCATGCATTCCCG CATGATGAGCTCAAGCCTCTTACTAAATCTTTCACTGACTCTCTTAGCGAGCTGGGAAATCTGagg CTTGAACACTTGCCGCAAGACTATAATGGATCTGCTCTCACACTTATTGAGTCATTATCCAG CCTTCTTATTATGGGTAACAGCACTGAATTTGAAAGGGCAGTACTTTGGCTTTctcaaaatataacattcaaTGTTGATGCAAGGGTAAATCTTTTTGAG TGCAACATAAGAGTTCTTGGAGGACTAGTTTCTGCTCATATACTTGCAACTGATTCTACAAACAGGTTGGTTCATGGTGCTTACAAGAATCAGCTGCTTATCTTGGCTGAAGATTTAGGGAAACGCTTTCTACCTGCATTCAATACACCCACTGGGTTGCCATATGCATGGATTAACTTAAAG TACGGAGTGATGGTGGATGAGACTACTGAAACAAGCACTTCTGGGTGTG GTTCTCTGATTCTTGAAATGGGAGCCTTATCACAATTAACTGGTGACCCCACATACGAATATGTAGCTATACGTGCTCTTCGTAAATTATGGGGCATGCGGAGTTCACTGAATTTACTTGGAACAACGCTGGATGTGGTAACTGGGGATTGGATAGAGTATTCAGCTGGAATTGGGGCTG GGGTTGATTCATTCTATGAGTATCTATTCaaagctcacattctttttggaaAGGAGGAGTTTTGGCGAATGTTCCATTCTGCTTATCTTGCAGTGCAGAAATATTTTAGACACGGTCCATG GTATCATGAAGCTGATATGAGAACAGGAAAGGCTACTTATTGGCAGCTTACAAGCCTTCAAGCATTTTGGCCCGGCCTGCAG GTTCTTGTTGGGGATATTGCAGCAGCTAATTCATCACACCGTGAGTTTTTCCATGTATGGGAGAAGTATGGAGTTCTACCTGAGAG GTATTTGCTGGACCATCAAATGTTGCATCCTACAGAAAAATATTATCCTTTGCGCCCCGAATTGGCAGAGTCAACATTCTACTTATATCAAGCCACCAAAG ATTCGTGGTACTTAAAAGTGGGTGAATCGATTGTTAATTCTCTTAATTTATACACCAAAGTGGAAGGGGGATTTGCAAGCGTTAGAGACGTGACAACTATGCAGTTGGAAGATCACCAGCATAGTTTTTTCCTCGCTGAAAC GTGCAAGTACCTCTATCTTCTGTTTGATGATTCATTTTTGGTTGATCGGAATTATATCTTCACAACTGAGGGTCATCCCCTTCCAGTATTAAGAGATTGGCATGACAGGCTTCCAGAGAGCTATATTTCAACTAACTGGAGTTTTGCCCAG AGTGAAAAGCAAGGCAGGCGGACAAGTGCAATGTCTTTACAAGTCTGTCCTGCTAATGATAACCAACAGGTTGAGAGCGCTTGCCACATCACTGATGCTCGTGCTGACCACAGGTGTTTTACTGATGAAGAGTGTGGAGTTGATTCGACTACATGCAGACGAAGGTCATGCAGCATGGCTGGGTACTGTGGGTTGTGGTTACTCGTGTAA